In the Acropora muricata isolate sample 2 chromosome 1, ASM3666990v1, whole genome shotgun sequence genome, one interval contains:
- the LOC136929253 gene encoding uncharacterized protein, whose protein sequence is MGTLYYFGQRFGRTNVPPQVKKNYAGAEALMLQVTRAHICESFMTWAGMENLESTPLNVEIPPTTATVQDNSKFLEESIGNFVDKYALVVPDVKGVWDMEEAQRIESEQVSNHVLPHTNQTLYRPGTTVLLLKQNSQELVPQCVLVAAGQIVEDSLRTEKLPPNEVTVQVTAVMNTKNTHNELCMANWWHGQKKTWLSFKVNLFYYMLKHKCKMIIPHQHQPKVQALQNK, encoded by the exons ATGGGCACGTTGTACTATTTTGGACAACGATTTGGACGGACAAATGTTCCTCCACAAGTGAAGAAAAACTATGCTGGTGCTGAGGCCCTTATGCTCCAAGTAACGCGTGCACACATTTGTGAATCATTCATGACATGGGCTGGAATGGAAAATCTTGAATCAACGCCATTAAATGTAGAAATACCACCCACAACTGCAACTGTACAGGATAACTCTAAATTCCTTGAGGAGAGCATTGGCAATTTTGTTGACAAGTATGCTTTGGTAGTTCCAGATGTGAAAGGAGTGTGGGATATGGAAGAAGCCCAGCGTATTGAGTCAGAACAGGTTTCCAACCATGTGCTGCCACACACAAACCAAACTCTGTACAGGCCAG GCACTACAGTCCTGCTGTTGAAGCAGAACAGCCAAGAGTTGGTACCACAGTGTGTTCTTGTTGCTGCTGGTCAGATTGTTGAGGACTCTCTCAGAACAGAAAAACTACCCCCAAATGAAGTTACAGTTCAAGTCACAGCTGTGATGAACACCAAAAACACCCATAATGAATTATGCATGGCCAACTGGTGGCATGGCCAAAAAAAGACATGGCTATCTTTCAAAGTGAACCTGTTTTATTACATGTTGAAACACAAG TGCAAAATGATCATTCCACATCAACACCAACCAAAAGTACAAGCTTTACAGAACAAGTGA